The following proteins are encoded in a genomic region of Scylla paramamosain isolate STU-SP2022 chromosome 40, ASM3559412v1, whole genome shotgun sequence:
- the LOC135092412 gene encoding uncharacterized protein LOC135092412 — protein MAMMEYLLSPRGFIKLSQMLLVVITLGTWFGLWTTWRDFVTGTVFMAFFTTLAVFTQNMLVAPARVLEILMSGVLSLFLTICGIVVLVEASGSPVGATCGAFCFFSAVAYGLDVFFAFRIEVE, from the exons ATGGCGATGATGGAGTACCTGCTGAGCCCGCGTGGCTTCATCAAACTCAGCCAGATg CTGCTGGTGGTCATAACCCTGGGCACGTGGTTCGGCCTGTGGACAACCTGGCGGGATTTTGTGACGGGCACTGTCTTCATGGCCTTCTTCACGACGCTGGCAGTCTTCACCCAGAACATGCTGGTTGCTCCCGCCCgcgtcctg gagATTCTTATGAGCGGCGTGCTGAGTCTGTTCCTGACTATCTGCGGCAtcgtggtgctggtggaggcgTCTGGGTCGCCTGTGGGGGCAACGTGCGGCgccttctgcttcttctccgCCGTGGCTTACGGACTGGATGTGTTCTTTGCGTTTAGAATCGAggtggagtga